A single window of Aythya fuligula isolate bAytFul2 chromosome Z, bAytFul2.pri, whole genome shotgun sequence DNA harbors:
- the RFK gene encoding riboflavin kinase, with the protein MVLLPFACRGEVVRGFGRGSRQLGVPTANFSDQVVESFPSDIPTGVYYGWASVGNGDVHKMVLSIGWNPFYKNIKKSVETHIIHNFKEDFYGEILSVVIIGYIRSEKNFNSLEALISAIKEDIEVAKRQLGLPEHLKLKDNFFHLLEEKIVNH; encoded by the exons atggtgctgctgcccttcgCGTGCCGCGGGGAGGTGGTGAGGGGCTTCGGCAGGGGCTCCCGCCAGCTGGGCGTCCCCACCG CTAACTTTTCTGATCAAGTAGTCGAAAGCTTTCCATCCGATATCCCTACTGGTGTATACTATGGATGGGCCTCCGTTGGAAATGGAGATGTGCATAAAATGGTTTTGAGCATAGGATGGAATCCTTTCTATAAGAATATTAAGAAATCAGTG GAAACTCACATTATCCATAATTTCAAAGAAGACTTTTATGGAGAAATTCTTAGTGTAGTCATTATTGGATATATTCGAtcagaaaaaaactttaacTCTTTAG agGCACTCATTTCAGCAATTAAAGAAGACATTGAAGTGGCAAAAAGACAACTAGGTTTACCAGAACATCTTAAACtcaaagacaatttctttcATCTGCTAGAAGAGAAAATAGTAAACCACTGa